In Microbacterium maritypicum, the following are encoded in one genomic region:
- a CDS encoding response regulator transcription factor encodes MIRVVLVDDQALFRAGIRMLVASQPDLEVVGEAGNGQEALDVVRATRPDVVLMDIRMPVMDGLTATAEILTRPEPPRIVMLTTFDLDEAAARAIRQGASGFLLKDADPEFLLAAIRTVHSGSSVIAASATRDLFAHFAEAPKPVPPQYTTLTDREKEIFALAARGLSNAEIAGREYLSEATVKTHISRILTKLALRDRVQLVVFAFEHGLA; translated from the coding sequence ATGATCAGAGTCGTGCTCGTCGACGACCAGGCGCTGTTCCGCGCCGGCATCCGGATGCTCGTCGCCTCGCAACCCGACCTGGAGGTGGTCGGCGAAGCCGGCAACGGACAGGAGGCACTCGACGTCGTCCGTGCCACGCGGCCCGACGTGGTGCTGATGGACATCCGGATGCCGGTCATGGACGGACTCACGGCGACCGCCGAGATCCTCACCCGGCCGGAGCCTCCCCGCATCGTCATGCTCACGACGTTCGACCTCGACGAGGCTGCGGCCCGAGCGATCCGGCAGGGGGCCAGCGGATTCCTCCTGAAGGACGCCGATCCGGAGTTCCTGCTCGCCGCGATCCGCACCGTGCATTCCGGGTCGAGTGTGATCGCCGCCTCGGCGACGCGCGACCTGTTCGCGCACTTCGCCGAGGCGCCCAAGCCCGTCCCGCCGCAGTACACCACCCTCACCGACCGGGAGAAGGAGATCTTCGCGCTCGCGGCTCGTGGCCTGTCGAATGCCGAGATCGCGGGCCGGGAATACCTGAGTGAGGCGACCGTGAAGACGCACATCAGCCGGATCCTCACGAAGCTCGCGCTTCGCGACCGGGTGCAGCTGGTCGTATTCGCCTTCGAGCACGGCCTCGCCTGA
- a CDS encoding 2-phosphosulfolactate phosphatase, protein MPSPFDQSTYQVRLDWGTAGLARLAPADIVVVVDVLRFSSTVIDAAVADTEVVLAEAEGWSRNGAAVAAAASPEATVLVGGIRNASAVARAVQTVQERRQARTSVAVIAAGEVDAGGVLRFAVEDQLGAGAVILALSDRGIDHTSPDAAVAAEGFRALRGALRHMIGASGSGRELADGVASTARIDASGLTPTSTTDAAVLDAVDVVPVLREGLFTRFE, encoded by the coding sequence ATGCCGTCGCCGTTCGATCAGTCCACGTATCAGGTCCGTCTCGACTGGGGCACGGCGGGTCTCGCCCGTCTCGCACCCGCCGACATCGTCGTGGTCGTGGATGTCCTGCGATTCTCGTCCACCGTGATCGATGCCGCAGTCGCCGACACCGAGGTGGTTCTGGCCGAGGCCGAGGGATGGTCGCGGAATGGCGCCGCCGTCGCCGCCGCGGCCTCCCCGGAGGCGACCGTCCTCGTCGGCGGCATCCGCAACGCCTCGGCTGTCGCCCGCGCGGTGCAGACCGTGCAGGAGCGTCGACAGGCGCGCACCTCGGTGGCGGTCATCGCCGCAGGAGAGGTCGATGCCGGGGGTGTGCTGCGGTTCGCGGTCGAGGATCAGCTCGGCGCGGGGGCCGTCATCCTGGCGCTCTCGGATCGGGGCATCGATCACACGTCGCCGGATGCGGCGGTCGCCGCCGAGGGCTTCCGCGCGCTCCGCGGTGCGCTGCGGCACATGATCGGCGCGAGCGGGTCGGGGCGCGAGCTCGCCGATGGCGTGGCCTCCACCGCTCGTATCGACGCATCCGGCCTGACGCCGACATCGACGACGGATGCCGCCGTGCTCGACGCGGTCGACGTCGTCCCCGTCTTGCGCGAGGGGTTGTTCACTCGGTTCGAGTGA
- a CDS encoding ABC transporter ATP-binding protein: MEITTTDLGLAARVQHLKKTYGSGEGTVRALDDVSVGIRRGQFTAIMGPSGSGKSTLMHIMAGLDSPTEGRAWIGDTEITGLGDIDLTILRRRRVGFIFQAFNLVPTLDALGNIMLPFELDGRRPSAIERARIDGLIETLGLGSRLNHRPHQLSGGQQQRVAIARALATAPDLVFADEPTGNLDSQTGREVLRLLATASREHGQSIAMVTHDAIAASHADRVLYLGDGRIVADHPRQTAEEISAYMLAAEVAA, translated from the coding sequence ATGGAGATCACGACCACCGACCTGGGGCTCGCCGCCCGCGTCCAGCACCTGAAGAAGACCTACGGCTCGGGCGAAGGCACCGTCCGTGCGCTCGATGACGTCAGCGTCGGCATCCGTCGCGGACAGTTCACCGCGATCATGGGCCCCTCCGGTTCCGGCAAGTCCACGCTGATGCACATCATGGCGGGGCTCGACAGCCCGACGGAGGGGCGCGCGTGGATCGGGGACACCGAGATCACCGGCCTCGGCGACATCGACCTGACGATCCTGCGCCGCCGCCGCGTCGGCTTCATCTTCCAGGCGTTCAACCTGGTGCCCACTCTCGACGCGTTGGGGAACATCATGCTCCCGTTCGAGCTCGACGGCCGTCGGCCGAGCGCGATCGAGCGGGCGCGCATCGACGGACTGATCGAGACGCTCGGACTCGGCTCGCGCCTCAACCACCGCCCGCATCAACTGTCGGGCGGACAGCAGCAGCGTGTGGCCATCGCCCGCGCCCTCGCCACCGCCCCCGACCTGGTGTTCGCGGATGAGCCCACCGGCAACCTCGACTCCCAGACCGGGCGCGAGGTGCTGCGTCTGCTCGCCACCGCGAGCCGCGAGCACGGGCAGTCCATCGCGATGGTGACGCACGACGCGATCGCGGCGAGCCATGCCGACCGCGTGCTCTACCTCGGCGACGGCCGGATCGTCGCCGACCACCCGCGCCAGACCGCGGAGGAGATCTCCGCCTACATGCTCGCTGCCGAGGTGGCGGCATGA
- a CDS encoding DUF3054 domain-containing protein, protein MRYLPAVIVDIVLVLVFAAIGRASHDENPAGFLLTAWPFLIALAVGHVLAALLPGRPRRPWSVLWGTVVWVVTVAGGMLIRVLSGDTAEAPFIIVATIVLGVFLVGWRAITALLRRRRAAAEAQADSVPLEDEYPDDLPR, encoded by the coding sequence ATGAGGTACCTCCCCGCCGTCATCGTCGACATCGTGCTCGTGCTCGTCTTCGCCGCGATCGGTCGTGCCTCGCACGATGAGAATCCGGCGGGGTTCCTGCTCACCGCCTGGCCGTTCCTGATCGCTCTCGCGGTCGGTCATGTGCTCGCGGCACTGCTCCCCGGCAGGCCGCGTCGGCCGTGGTCGGTGCTGTGGGGCACGGTGGTCTGGGTCGTGACGGTCGCCGGAGGCATGCTCATCCGCGTGCTCAGCGGCGACACCGCCGAGGCGCCGTTCATCATCGTGGCCACGATCGTGCTCGGGGTGTTCCTCGTCGGCTGGCGGGCGATCACCGCGCTGCTGCGTCGACGCCGCGCTGCCGCGGAGGCGCAGGCAGATTCCGTCCCGCTCGAGGACGAGTACCCCGACGACCTGCCGCGCTGA
- a CDS encoding FtsX-like permease family protein, whose amino-acid sequence MTAVATVVPETRATGPRLAWLRDRGMGASILVAALSAAFGVLLVEITAYIGAVLQADPFIGDSETLAFVVALLSVLLTVVAMYVAAIVTANTFSTIIAGRTRQIALMRLIGATARSQRAQVGRQGLVVGVLGAVIGLLAGLVLALIGVQIGTQLIENTPASFSLAQPFVALPAIGVALTTWAAAWAGSRRVLSVTPLQALGGSVERTHDEVSGKAGRHVGAWILLITGAVLLAAGVVVGLLTPLGVVIAFFGGVLSFTGLALGSVLFMPPVLRLVGRMFGSSATARLAAENALRYPERSSRMAIGVVMGVTLVTMFAVALESAKRLMMSQVTGEIPEEFFAPFDAFAAIMMVLVAVSAVIAAVGLVNLLTIGVVQRRRELGLLRSIGLSNRQVRRMVLLEATHITVAATLTGLVLGVTYGWIAAQSLLGSVPTLPEFTPAGLVAPQIPWIPVAIIVVATAVLTLVAAATPTRLATRVAPVEALAAD is encoded by the coding sequence ATGACCGCCGTCGCCACGGTCGTCCCCGAGACGCGGGCGACAGGTCCTCGACTGGCCTGGCTGCGCGACCGGGGCATGGGCGCCAGCATCCTCGTCGCCGCGCTCTCGGCCGCGTTCGGTGTGCTCCTCGTAGAGATCACGGCATACATCGGCGCTGTCCTGCAGGCAGACCCGTTCATCGGAGACAGTGAGACGCTCGCGTTCGTGGTCGCGCTGCTGTCGGTGCTGCTCACCGTGGTCGCGATGTACGTGGCCGCGATCGTCACGGCGAACACCTTCTCCACGATCATCGCCGGACGCACGCGGCAGATCGCGCTCATGCGTCTGATCGGGGCGACCGCGCGCTCGCAGCGGGCTCAGGTCGGACGACAGGGTCTCGTCGTCGGTGTCCTCGGCGCCGTGATCGGCCTACTCGCCGGGCTCGTGCTGGCGTTGATCGGTGTGCAGATCGGGACGCAGCTGATCGAGAACACCCCGGCGTCCTTCTCGCTCGCACAGCCGTTCGTCGCCCTGCCCGCGATCGGTGTCGCACTCACGACTTGGGCAGCCGCCTGGGCCGGTTCCCGGCGGGTGCTCTCGGTGACCCCGCTGCAGGCACTGGGCGGCTCCGTCGAGCGGACCCACGACGAGGTATCGGGCAAGGCCGGACGGCACGTCGGCGCCTGGATCCTGCTGATCACCGGAGCCGTGCTCCTCGCCGCGGGCGTGGTCGTCGGACTTCTGACTCCGCTCGGCGTCGTCATCGCCTTCTTCGGCGGTGTGCTCTCCTTCACCGGGCTCGCTCTCGGGTCCGTGCTGTTCATGCCGCCGGTGCTGCGCCTGGTGGGCCGGATGTTCGGCTCGAGCGCGACCGCGCGCCTCGCCGCCGAGAACGCGCTGCGCTATCCGGAGCGGTCGTCCCGCATGGCGATCGGCGTGGTGATGGGCGTGACGCTGGTGACGATGTTCGCGGTCGCGCTCGAGTCCGCGAAACGTCTGATGATGAGTCAGGTGACCGGCGAGATCCCCGAGGAGTTCTTCGCCCCGTTCGACGCGTTCGCCGCGATCATGATGGTACTGGTGGCCGTCTCCGCGGTCATCGCGGCCGTCGGCCTCGTCAACCTGCTCACGATCGGCGTGGTGCAGCGTCGCCGCGAGCTCGGACTGCTGCGCTCGATCGGGCTGTCGAACCGTCAGGTGCGTCGCATGGTGCTGCTCGAGGCCACGCACATCACGGTGGCCGCGACGCTGACCGGTCTCGTGCTGGGCGTCACGTATGGGTGGATCGCGGCACAGTCGCTGCTCGGCTCGGTTCCGACCTTGCCGGAGTTCACTCCAGCCGGGCTCGTGGCCCCGCAGATCCCGTGGATCCCCGTCGCCATCATCGTCGTCGCCACGGCGGTGCTCACGCTGGTCGCTGCTGCCACACCCACGCGACTGGCCACTCGGGTGGCGCCGGTCGAAGCACTCGCGGCCGACTGA
- a CDS encoding SprT-like domain-containing protein, translating into MAELDRVRVWGEALITLHLDDSWTFGFDHAKRRAGQCDYTKKRITVSRYLAARFEDDEIHQVLLHEVAHALAGHAAAHGPAWKRVAKELGYVGGTTHHGETAVELAPWVGSCPAGHVTYRHRRPTRATSCARCSRTFDARHVFAWTRREIPSDVRLAAQMPR; encoded by the coding sequence ATGGCGGAACTCGACCGTGTGCGCGTCTGGGGCGAAGCACTGATCACGCTGCATCTCGACGACAGCTGGACCTTCGGCTTCGACCATGCCAAGCGCCGGGCCGGGCAATGCGACTACACGAAGAAGCGCATCACGGTCTCGCGCTATCTCGCCGCCCGCTTCGAAGACGACGAGATCCACCAGGTGCTGCTGCATGAGGTCGCGCATGCACTCGCCGGACATGCGGCTGCACACGGACCGGCATGGAAACGCGTGGCGAAAGAACTCGGCTACGTCGGCGGCACGACCCATCACGGGGAGACCGCTGTCGAGCTCGCGCCGTGGGTGGGAAGCTGCCCTGCCGGCCACGTGACCTACCGGCATCGGCGGCCGACGAGGGCGACCTCGTGCGCACGCTGCTCACGCACGTTCGACGCCAGACACGTCTTCGCATGGACCCGCCGCGAGATCCCGTCCGACGTGCGTCTCGCCGCTCAGATGCCCCGCTGA